One genomic window of Cydia pomonella isolate Wapato2018A chromosome 6, ilCydPomo1, whole genome shotgun sequence includes the following:
- the LOC133519000 gene encoding glycylpeptide N-tetradecanoyltransferase 2-like — protein sequence MDDNNASHSTELHKDNDVKPKKKNKNKKKRSGGDGDHGGSSSAADGIVAVPSSGDVHQNISIKDLKMAMDVLNLQQKPAKTTEEALHKSYQFWSTQPVPKMDEKIVSNEPIEPPKSPEDIRAEPYTLPDGFNWDTLNLNEPLVLKELYTLLNENYVEDDDCMFRFDYQTDFLKWALQPPGWRMDWHCGVRVVKSGRLVGFISAIPAQLRIYDHVQTVVEINFLCVHKKLRAKRVAPVLIREITRRVNLTGIFQGVYTAGIVLPKPIATCRYWHRSLNPKKLIDIKFSHLSRNMTMQRTLKLFKLPDLPKTPGFRKLEPQDSEKVVPLLNNYLSKFDLTPIFNEEDFKHWFTPQPDIIDSFVVEAADGSITDFVSYYTLPSTVVYHPVHKTLKAAYAFYNVSTKTPWVDLMHDALITAKNSGFDVFNALDLMENKEFLEPLKFGIGDGNLQYYLYNWRCPSMTPNKIGLVLQ from the coding sequence ATGGATGATAATAATGCATCACACTCTACTGAACTTCACAAGGACAATGACGTCAAACCTAAAAAGAAGAATAAGAACAAGAAAAAGCGTAGTGGAGGAGATGGTGACCACGGCGGGTCAAGTTCCGCCGCTGACGGGATAGTGGCCGTGCCCAGTTCTGGTGACGTTCACCAAAACATATCtatcaaagatttaaaaatggCAATGGACGTCCTTAATCTACAACAGAAACCAGCTAAGACAACTGAGGAAGCTCTCCACAAGTCATACCAGTTTTGGTCTACTCAGCCCGTCCCCAAAATGGATGAAAAAATTGTTTCTAATGAACCTATCGAACCACCCAAGTCACCAGAGGATATAAGAGCGGAACCTTACACTCTACCTGATGGCTTTAATTGGGATACCTTAAACTTAAATGAGCCTTTGGTTTTAAAGGAATTGTACACATTGCTAAATGAAAATTACGTAGAAGATGATGACTGTATGTTTCGCTTCGACTATCAAACGGATTTCCTCAAGTGGGCACTTCAGCCTCCTGGTTGGAGGATGGATTGGCACTGTGGTGTGCGTGTTGTTAAGTCTGGAAGATTGGTGGGCTTTATTTCCGCTATCCCTGCCCAGTTGAGGATCTATGACCATGTGCAAACTGTTGTCGAAATAAACTTTCTTTGTGTGCACAAAAAGCTCCGTGCTAAAAGAGTGGCTCCGGTTCTTATCAGGGAGATAACTAGGCGAGTTAACTTGACGGGGATATTCCAAGGTGTCTATACGGCTGGAATTGTGCTGCCTAAACCAATTGCTACATGCCGCTATTGGCATAGATCCCTCAACCCAAAAAAACTAATTGACATTAAATTTAGTCACCTGTCAAGAAACATGACCATGCAAAGAACTCTAAAACTTTTCAAACTCCCAGATTTGCCTAAAACTCCAGGTTTTCGGAAATTAGAGCCCCAAGATTCTGAAAAAGTTGTTCCATTATTGAATAACTACTTGAGTAAGTTTGATTTGACTCCAATTTTTAATGAGGAGGACTTTAAGCACTGGTTTACCCCACAGCCAGATATTATTGACAGCTTTGTTGTGGAAGCTGCCGATGGATCTATTACAGACTTTGTAAGTTATTATACTCTACCATCTACTGTAGTTTACCACCCTGTGCACAAAACATTGAAAGCTGCTTATGCATTTTACAATGTGTCCACCAAAACTCCATGGGTAGATTTAATGCATGATGCATTGATAACTGCAAAGAACTCagggtttgatgttttcaatgcATTGGACTTGATGGAGAATAAGGAGTTCTTGGAGCcactgaaatttggcataggtGATGGTAATCTGCAGTACTACCTGTACAACTGGCGGTGTCCTAGCATGACACCAAACAAAATTGGTTTAGTCCTGCAATAA